A region of Chlamydia crocodili DNA encodes the following proteins:
- a CDS encoding alanine/glycine:cation symporter family protein: protein MLHFLEQLNNFCISFCVFPVILFLGGLLTWKLRGLQFTGLKLGFNLMLKNKQESPSTEDGKVSRYEAVAGILAGNFGTGNIAGMAIAIACGGPGALVWIWIAALLGAIVQYSGSFLGIKYRKLRGKSGEFIGGPTACLAYGMGSKFLAGLFCIFTIITAFSAGNFAQINCIVPLCAESVPLKFLIGFILALTILPVLVGGNTRILRFSARVIPFIAGFYAISCLVILAQHSSMILPALKLIISSAFGIKATVAGLGGYTITQVISTGMSRAIMATDCGSGMVSILQSDSQSKNPVIDGLVTLLPPVIVMVVCSITTLVLIVSGAYASGQEGTLMVLHAFKSSLGSLGGLVVILAMALFGYTTALTWFACAEKSLEYMIPGKRANSWLKILFVAVIPFGGIVDMRLIWSLSDTGFAGMVILNSIALVALFKDVLSTNGEVALLRLEEDAKSNVLQNLDI from the coding sequence ATGTTACATTTTCTAGAACAATTAAATAATTTTTGCATTTCTTTCTGTGTATTCCCCGTGATTTTATTTCTTGGTGGGTTATTAACATGGAAACTTCGCGGTTTACAATTCACAGGATTAAAGCTTGGCTTTAATCTCATGTTAAAAAATAAACAAGAGAGCCCGTCTACGGAAGACGGTAAGGTATCTCGTTATGAAGCTGTAGCGGGGATCCTTGCTGGTAATTTTGGTACAGGGAATATCGCGGGTATGGCTATCGCTATTGCTTGCGGAGGTCCAGGTGCTTTAGTTTGGATTTGGATAGCAGCTCTCTTAGGAGCAATTGTTCAATATTCGGGATCGTTTTTAGGAATAAAATATCGTAAACTTCGCGGGAAATCAGGAGAGTTTATCGGAGGGCCAACGGCATGCCTAGCCTATGGTATGGGGAGTAAATTCCTTGCTGGTCTCTTCTGTATATTTACAATTATCACAGCATTTTCAGCAGGAAATTTTGCACAAATTAATTGTATTGTGCCTCTTTGTGCTGAAAGTGTGCCCCTGAAATTCTTGATAGGTTTTATTCTTGCTTTAACAATTCTTCCTGTGCTTGTAGGAGGAAATACGCGTATTCTTAGATTCTCAGCTAGAGTTATTCCTTTTATCGCCGGCTTCTATGCAATTTCTTGTCTTGTGATTCTTGCGCAACACAGTTCTATGATTCTTCCTGCATTAAAACTTATTATTTCGTCCGCATTTGGAATAAAAGCTACTGTTGCAGGTCTGGGAGGTTATACAATAACTCAAGTAATCTCAACAGGAATGAGCCGTGCCATCATGGCAACTGATTGCGGTAGTGGTATGGTATCAATTTTACAATCCGACTCTCAAAGTAAGAATCCTGTGATTGATGGTTTGGTTACTCTTTTGCCACCCGTTATTGTTATGGTGGTCTGTTCGATTACAACTCTCGTACTTATTGTGTCTGGAGCCTATGCTTCGGGACAAGAAGGAACGCTTATGGTGCTGCATGCCTTTAAATCAAGTCTGGGATCTCTCGGAGGGCTTGTTGTTATTCTTGCGATGGCCTTATTTGGGTACACAACAGCTTTGACTTGGTTTGCTTGCGCAGAAAAAAGTTTAGAATATATGATACCTGGGAAACGAGCTAACTCCTGGCTAAAGATTCTGTTTGTTGCAGTTATACCTTTCGGAGGAATTGTAGACATGCGATTGATTTGGAGTCTTTCTGATACAGGGTTTGCGGGTATGGTAATTCTAAATTCTATAGCTTTGGTAGCTTTGTTTAAGGATGTATTATCTACAAATGGGGAAGTTGCCCTACTTAGACTGGAAGAAGATGCTAAATCCAATGTTTTGCAAAATCTAGATATCTAA
- the ribH gene encoding 6,7-dimethyl-8-ribityllumazine synthase: MTTFKGIASAKGMRVAIVGACFNGPIADALVSGAQQTFLDLGGTEDMLTIVRVPGSFEIPCTLKKLLTSGIEYDAIVACGVLIKGETTHYDHIADQVSARISELSIEFNLPITFSVITAPCIDSAWQRAGIKGSNLGISGMKTALEMADLFKKL; encoded by the coding sequence ATGACAACATTTAAAGGGATAGCATCGGCAAAAGGCATGCGCGTTGCTATCGTTGGAGCGTGTTTTAACGGACCTATAGCCGACGCATTAGTTTCAGGAGCACAACAGACTTTTCTGGATCTAGGGGGAACAGAAGATATGTTGACCATAGTACGTGTTCCCGGATCGTTTGAGATTCCTTGTACACTAAAGAAACTTCTTACGTCAGGTATAGAGTATGATGCTATAGTAGCCTGTGGTGTCCTTATTAAAGGTGAAACCACACATTATGATCATATAGCTGATCAGGTTTCAGCAAGGATTAGCGAATTATCTATAGAATTTAATCTCCCAATTACCTTTTCAGTCATCACAGCACCTTGTATAGATTCTGCATGGCAACGCGCAGGAATTAAAGGATCAAATTTAGGGATTTCTGGGATGAAAACAGCTTTAGAAATGGCTGATCTTTTTAAAAAATTATAG
- a CDS encoding bifunctional 3,4-dihydroxy-2-butanone-4-phosphate synthase/GTP cyclohydrolase II — MIKAGEDSCASCFVPIEKAIADISQGKFVIVVDEASREDEGDLIIAGEKMTVEKMTFLLKYTTGIICASLEPERIKDLEFPPMVEDNRCRYHTAFTVSVDAAKGITTGVSAADRTKVVELLSDPNSCPEDFVRPGHFFPLVGTPGGVLKRAGHTEAALDLMRLANMQPCGVLSELVNEDHTMMRLPQIIEFAKQHKLSVISISDLIAYRMLSERLVIPVSSARLPTEYGDFNIHVYESLLDGIQHIALVKGDIKGKENVLVRVHSECLTGDIMGSIRCDCGHQLRSAMEYIGLEGEGVVVYLRGQEGRGIGLGHKVRAYALQDRGYDTVDANLEIGFPVDSREYGIGAQILVDLGLTKIKLITHNPHKYFGLQGFGLEIVDRIALPINVSEENEYYLRTKKERMGHWIDFPYIEEVNTR; from the coding sequence GTGATAAAAGCCGGAGAGGATTCATGTGCATCATGTTTTGTCCCAATAGAAAAGGCAATCGCAGATATCTCCCAGGGGAAATTTGTTATTGTTGTTGATGAAGCTTCGAGAGAAGATGAAGGTGATCTTATCATCGCTGGTGAAAAGATGACCGTAGAAAAAATGACTTTTCTTCTTAAATATACGACAGGAATTATTTGTGCTTCTCTAGAGCCCGAGAGAATAAAAGATTTAGAATTCCCTCCTATGGTTGAAGATAATCGTTGTCGTTATCATACAGCATTCACAGTTTCAGTAGATGCTGCTAAAGGTATAACCACAGGAGTTTCTGCGGCAGATAGAACGAAAGTTGTAGAGTTATTATCCGATCCTAATAGTTGTCCTGAAGATTTTGTCCGTCCAGGACATTTTTTCCCTCTAGTAGGCACTCCAGGAGGCGTATTAAAACGTGCTGGACATACAGAAGCTGCTTTGGATCTTATGCGTTTAGCGAATATGCAGCCTTGTGGGGTTCTTTCAGAGCTTGTTAATGAAGACCATACCATGATGCGTCTTCCTCAAATTATAGAATTTGCTAAACAACATAAACTGTCAGTAATCTCCATCTCTGATTTGATAGCCTATCGGATGTTGTCTGAAAGGTTAGTGATTCCTGTTTCGTCAGCCCGTCTTCCTACAGAATACGGTGATTTCAATATTCATGTTTACGAGTCTCTTCTTGATGGTATTCAACATATTGCTCTGGTGAAGGGTGATATAAAGGGAAAAGAAAATGTTCTTGTTCGTGTACATTCCGAATGTCTCACTGGGGATATTATGGGATCTATACGTTGTGACTGTGGACATCAGCTACGCTCTGCTATGGAATATATTGGATTGGAAGGAGAGGGCGTTGTGGTTTACCTACGTGGGCAGGAAGGGCGTGGTATTGGTTTAGGTCATAAGGTTCGTGCTTATGCTTTACAAGATCGTGGTTATGACACTGTTGATGCCAATCTAGAAATCGGCTTCCCCGTAGATTCTAGGGAGTATGGAATAGGAGCCCAGATTTTAGTTGATCTAGGATTGACAAAGATCAAATTGATTACCCATAATCCTCACAAATATTTCGGACTTCAGGGTTTTGGGTTGGAGATTGTTGATAGAATCGCTCTCCCAATCAATGTCTCTGAAGAAAACGAATACTACCTACGCACAAAAAAAGAGCGTATGGGGCATTGGATAGACTTTCCTTACATTGAGGAAGTAAACACAAGATAA